The following proteins are encoded in a genomic region of Periophthalmus magnuspinnatus isolate fPerMag1 chromosome 10, fPerMag1.2.pri, whole genome shotgun sequence:
- the LOC117378086 gene encoding glypican-6-like, whose translation VAGAPLKVCPQGYSCCTVEMEEKLSQQSHSEIKAPVSQLSTNLQSTFRQRHSHFDKFFRELLKNAESSLHNMFVRTYGMMYVQNAELFKKFFEDLTRYYVSGSAAINLESMLSDFWAELLERMFRLVNVQYEFSDAYMECVSRHTDQLMPFGDVPRKLRIQLTRAFVAARTFTKGLALMPEVVNKVSTVSASPSCVRAAMKMLYCPYCSGQVALKPCQNYCLNVMRGCLANQADLDTEWNNFLDAMLSLADRLEGPFNFESVMDPIDVKISEAIMNMQENSMQVSQKVFQGCGQPKPSMTFRTKRSIKETAFTGRFRPYSPDARPTTAAGTSLDRLTSDVKKRLKHAKKFWSTLPETVCAGERIAPGDECWNGTAKSRYESVVIGNGLANQVSNPDVDVDITKPDIVIRSQIAVLKEMTSWLKAAHSGNDISFETDEEASGGEESGSGCDPPSCTTDQDIYFSTPPAPRLDPVVKSPSGSAASRRASLLMALCALLLALLIPHWR comes from the exons GTTGCAGGAGCCCCTCTGAAGGTGTGTCCGCAGGGCTACTCGTGCTGCACcgtggagatggaggagaaacTGAGccagcagagccacagtgagATCAAAGCTCCAGTGTCTCAGCTCAGCACCAACCTGCAGTCCACcttcagacagagacacagccaCTTCGACA AATTTTTCCGTGAGCTGCTTAAAAACGCAGAGAGCTCGCTACACAACATGTTCGTGCGCACCTATGGGATGATGTACGTCCAAAACGCAGAACTCTTCAAGAAATTCTTTGAAGACCTAACGCGGTACTACGTGAGCGGAAGTGCGGCCATCAACCTGGAGTCCATGCTATCAGACTTCTGGGCCGAGCTTTTGGAGAGGATGTTTCGATTGGTTAATGTTCAATACGAGTTTAGTGACGCATACATGGAGTGCGTGAGCCGGCACACGGATCAGCTGATGCCGTTTGGAGATGTGCCGCGGAAACTAAGGATCCAACTGACCAGGGCTTTTGTTGCTGCTAGAACATTCACCAAAGGACTGGCCCTCATGCCTGAAGTGGTCAACAAAGTGTCCACA GTCAGTGCATCTCCCAGCTGTGTGCGTGCtgccatgaagatgttatacTGCCCCTACTGTTCGGGGCAGGTAGCTCTGAAGCCATGTCAAAATTACTGTCTAAATGTGATGCGCGGCTGCTTGGCCAATCAGGCTGATCTTGACACAGAGTGGAACAACTTCTTAG ACGCCATGTTGAGTCTGGCCGATCGTTTGGAAGGTCCCTTTAACTTTGAGTCTGTCATGGATCCCATTGACGTTAAGATCTCTGAGGCCATCATGAACATGCAGGAGAACAGCATGCAAGTCTCACAAAAG GTCTTCCAGGGTTGTGGGCAGCCCAAACCTAGCATGACATTCAGAACCAAACGTTCGATCAAAGAGACTGCATTCACTGGGCGATTCAGACCCTATAGTCCAGACGCCAGACCCACCACAGCAGCCGGCACCAGCTTAGACAGACTG ACTAGTGACGTGAAGAAGAGGCTGAAACATGCTAAAAAATTCTGGTCGACGCTGCCTGAGACTGTGTGCGCAGGAGAGAGGATTGCCCCCGGAGATGAGTGCTGGAACGGCACCGCCAAAAGCAG GTATGAGTCTGTCGTCATTGGTAACGGCCTGGCCAATCAGGTGTCGAACCCGGATGTGGATGTGGACATCACAAAGCCGGACATCGTGATTCGGAGTCAGATCGCAGTGCTAAAGGAGATGACCAGCTGGCTCAAAGCAGCACACAGTGGCAATGACATCTCCTTTGAAACAG ATGAAGAGgcgagtggaggagaggagagcggtAGCGGCTGTGACCCCCCCTCCTGCACCACAGACCAGGACATCTACTTCAGCACTCCCCCCGCCCCCCGCCTGGACCCTGTGGTCAAGTCCCCCTCTGGCTCTGCAGCCTCCAGGAGAGCCAGTCTGCTTATGGCTCTCTGCGCTCTACTCTTGGCTCTGCTCATCCCCCACTGGAGATAA